The following are encoded together in the Pleurocapsa sp. FMAR1 genome:
- a CDS encoding GumC family protein — MTNLQKNNGSYPSQREGLDINVGEYFLKLKRRWLPALAVFVFTVGTTAFLSSFLEKTYKSEGKILFKKNSIGSISDIKGSTNEFRSLLDNQTPLSTEKLRVTSEPVLQQTIDQLKLEDEEGKPLKVKALQKKLVVDIVGGTDVIEVQYNDPDPVIASKVVNTLMDVYIKEQVRSNKSATASANSFVTKEIPQIENKLQSLESRLQNFYEKNQVVDLQEEKKTLVADLGNLNRQISTTGAELQGKKAQAQSIQNQLGLNLNQAISANQLANTPQVQSILAQQQATETELSQERQRFNDNHPTVVSLNEKKQALNSQLQQLITQYVGGKVSAGLLQGGNSVKDNQLERFINLKIDELNLETQLSSLYQFQKVYLARSQAIPSLEKQEQSLLREVDSSRSTYNTLLDSKGDLGLLLNKDTGNAEVIEQGQIPQQGSTGRVMLLALGVLMGLFLANLTAILLEMQDRTLKTIPEIKQKFAYQVLGIIPLDTLQEHQSGIIVQREPDSFASEIYRMIQTNLKFLAVKRQPKVILMTSSVPGEGKSTVAANLAAAMSQLGRKVLLIDGDLRKGSQHELWQVSNKAGVKDVVTHKTPLAQVVSQPMQQLDLLTTGIVAPNPLALLDSTEMSELVAKARKEYELIIIDAPPLAVTADVLTLTKLADGIVFVSRPGVVENESAELAQETIANANLSQKVLGMVINGVKPNEFDRYSYHAKYSKSYFSSSPESSSSKTAPA, encoded by the coding sequence ACTGCCTTCTTGAGCAGCTTTTTAGAAAAAACATATAAATCCGAAGGCAAAATACTATTTAAGAAAAATTCTATAGGTTCAATAAGTGATATTAAAGGCAGTACTAATGAGTTTCGGTCTTTATTAGACAATCAAACTCCTCTGAGTACAGAAAAGCTGCGTGTAACTTCAGAACCAGTTTTACAGCAAACTATAGATCAGTTAAAACTAGAGGATGAAGAAGGCAAACCTTTAAAAGTCAAGGCACTACAAAAAAAACTGGTAGTAGATATCGTTGGCGGAACTGATGTTATTGAAGTGCAATACAATGATCCAGACCCCGTAATAGCTTCTAAGGTAGTAAATACCTTGATGGATGTCTACATCAAAGAACAAGTTCGTAGTAATAAATCTGCAACCGCTAGTGCAAATAGCTTTGTTACCAAAGAAATTCCCCAAATTGAGAATAAACTTCAAAGTTTAGAATCAAGGTTACAGAATTTTTACGAAAAAAATCAGGTCGTAGATTTACAGGAAGAGAAGAAAACTTTAGTAGCCGATCTGGGTAATCTCAATCGCCAAATTTCTACTACAGGTGCAGAGCTTCAAGGTAAGAAAGCTCAAGCTCAAAGTATCCAAAATCAGTTGGGTCTAAACTTAAATCAAGCGATCAGTGCTAATCAATTAGCTAACACGCCTCAAGTGCAAAGCATTCTTGCTCAACAACAAGCAACAGAAACAGAGTTATCCCAAGAACGTCAGCGTTTTAACGATAACCATCCCACAGTTGTTAGCTTAAATGAAAAGAAACAAGCTTTAAATTCTCAACTACAGCAGCTTATTACTCAATATGTTGGTGGAAAAGTTTCGGCTGGATTATTGCAGGGTGGAAATAGTGTCAAAGATAACCAATTAGAAAGATTTATTAATCTTAAAATAGATGAATTAAACTTAGAAACACAATTATCATCTTTATACCAATTTCAGAAAGTTTATTTAGCTCGTTCTCAAGCAATTCCGAGTCTAGAAAAACAGGAACAATCCTTACTTCGTGAAGTTGATAGTTCTCGATCTACCTACAACACGCTATTAGATAGTAAAGGAGATCTAGGATTACTGCTCAACAAAGATACGGGTAATGCTGAGGTTATAGAGCAGGGTCAAATTCCTCAACAAGGCAGCACAGGCAGAGTAATGTTATTAGCTTTGGGTGTTTTGATGGGATTATTCCTTGCCAACCTAACTGCAATTTTGCTAGAAATGCAGGACCGCACCTTGAAAACTATTCCTGAAATAAAACAAAAGTTTGCTTATCAAGTACTGGGTATTATTCCTTTGGATACTCTACAAGAACATCAAAGTGGAATTATTGTCCAAAGAGAACCTGATTCTTTTGCCAGCGAAATCTATCGCATGATTCAAACTAACCTTAAGTTTTTAGCTGTTAAGCGACAACCAAAAGTTATTTTAATGACTAGTTCAGTTCCAGGAGAGGGTAAATCTACCGTTGCTGCCAACTTAGCTGCTGCGATGTCTCAACTAGGTCGCAAAGTCTTATTAATTGACGGTGACTTAAGAAAGGGTTCTCAACATGAGCTGTGGCAAGTAAGTAACAAAGCTGGGGTCAAGGATGTTGTAACTCATAAAACACCATTAGCTCAGGTTGTTTCTCAGCCAATGCAGCAGTTAGATCTGCTAACTACTGGAATAGTTGCTCCTAATCCACTTGCTTTATTAGATTCAACAGAAATGAGCGAACTAGTAGCCAAAGCCAGAAAAGAATATGAGTTAATTATTATTGACGCTCCACCTTTAGCTGTGACTGCTGATGTTTTGACCTTGACTAAACTTGCTGATGGTATTGTTTTTGTAAGTAGACCAGGGGTAGTGGAAAACGAGAGTGCTGAATTAGCGCAAGAAACTATAGCCAATGCTAACCTTTCTCAAAAAGTATTGGGAATGGTCATTAATGGAGTCAAGCCTAACGAATTTGACCGCTATTCCTATCATGCTAAATACAGTAAAAGCTACTTTTCAAGTTCTCCTGAGAGCAGCAGTTCCAAAACTGCTCCTGCCTAG